The following proteins are co-located in the Fimbriiglobus ruber genome:
- the tsaE gene encoding tRNA (adenosine(37)-N6)-threonylcarbamoyltransferase complex ATPase subunit type 1 TsaE produces the protein MPVTKAIDLSDLAATEDFGRRLGSLLFPGAVVALVGQLGAGKTHLTRAIAEGLGVKNPAVVNSPTFVLIQEYSARLPIYHFDTYRLPGPQEFTDLGADEYLHGDGVCVIEWADKVPGALPADRLTIAITITGPTARRLEVTATGTRHEDIANTLS, from the coding sequence ATGCCTGTTACTAAAGCCATTGACCTCTCAGACCTGGCGGCCACCGAAGACTTCGGCCGGCGGTTGGGCTCGCTTTTGTTTCCCGGCGCGGTCGTCGCGCTGGTGGGGCAATTGGGGGCAGGGAAGACCCACCTGACTCGTGCCATCGCCGAGGGGCTGGGTGTGAAGAATCCGGCTGTGGTCAACAGCCCTACGTTCGTGCTGATCCAGGAATACTCGGCCCGGCTCCCCATCTACCACTTCGACACGTACCGCTTGCCCGGCCCGCAAGAGTTCACGGATCTGGGTGCGGACGAATACTTGCACGGCGACGGCGTCTGTGTCATCGAATGGGCCGATAAGGTTCCCGGCGCGCTCCCCGCGGATCGCTTGACCATCGCCATCACAATCACCGGCCCGACCGCGCGGCGGTTAGAAGTGACCGCGACAGGGACGAGGCACGAAGACATCGCGAACACACTGTCTTGA
- a CDS encoding TIGR02996 domain-containing protein produces the protein MNVLRLRVYESQRLSSRVADQPDDDLPRLVYADWLDEWGDRARGKVCSKLVGAKWAGVGYVRGSGPNS, from the coding sequence ATCAACGTTCTACGGCTCCGTGTTTATGAGTCACAACGCCTTTCTTCGCGTGTTGCGGATCAACCCGACGACGATCTGCCGCGGCTCGTTTACGCCGACTGGTTGGACGAATGGGGCGACCGCGCGCGGGGAAAGGTGTGTTCCAAGTTAGTGGGTGCAAAATGGGCGGGTGTCGGGTACGTTCGGGGAAGCGGCCCGAACTCGTGA
- a CDS encoding serine/threonine protein kinase, with the protein MPEFSPGYDLTTRDGGPNGSNVDEVPRTIGGYCLLRQIGEGAMSEVFFGYDPEGFRGVAVKLLADHLASQKLFVNRFYREAKMSRLLVHPNIVRGESHGHDGASGKHFLILEYIDGPNALALVDRCGPLPVGSAVRIGIEVARALQYLHDLKFVHRDVKPENILVGPDGSAKLADFGLAKLIEDDANLTSVNTGVGTPHYMPYEQAVNGELVDGRSDLFALGATLYHLLTGVVPFRGQTHEEIVREKAHDVYSPSRDFRPEIPPVLDQILARTLALDPRARYQTAAQFVEALEATDLATDGPINAAQNSSATTTPTDPQSVARTRADLGVVPPDSAADPVHESSAAPEPIVPPLSLTVRARSLLLVGLLVGCLVGLAIPGFRMATRSIIPDSVPVPALVPARVFPDSANVPGLPAARTSQ; encoded by the coding sequence ATGCCGGAGTTTTCTCCAGGATACGACCTTACGACGCGCGACGGCGGACCAAACGGTTCGAACGTCGACGAGGTTCCCCGCACGATTGGTGGGTATTGTCTCCTTCGCCAGATCGGGGAAGGGGCGATGAGCGAAGTGTTCTTCGGGTACGACCCCGAAGGATTTCGTGGCGTAGCCGTCAAACTCTTGGCCGATCACCTCGCGTCCCAGAAACTCTTCGTTAACCGCTTCTATCGCGAAGCCAAGATGAGCCGGTTGCTCGTACACCCCAACATCGTTCGGGGTGAGAGCCACGGACACGACGGCGCTTCGGGCAAGCACTTCCTGATCCTCGAATACATCGACGGCCCCAACGCTCTGGCCCTGGTGGATCGCTGTGGCCCGCTTCCCGTGGGTTCAGCCGTTCGGATCGGGATTGAAGTGGCCAGGGCTCTGCAATACCTGCACGACCTGAAATTCGTCCACCGCGACGTCAAACCCGAGAACATTCTCGTCGGGCCCGACGGGTCGGCCAAGCTCGCGGATTTCGGGCTGGCGAAACTCATCGAAGACGACGCCAATTTGACGTCCGTCAATACCGGCGTCGGGACGCCGCACTACATGCCGTACGAGCAGGCGGTAAACGGGGAACTGGTCGACGGGCGGAGCGATCTCTTCGCCCTCGGTGCGACCCTTTATCACTTGCTGACGGGCGTGGTGCCGTTCCGCGGCCAAACGCACGAGGAAATCGTGCGCGAGAAGGCCCACGACGTTTATTCACCCTCGCGCGATTTCCGCCCGGAAATTCCGCCGGTTCTGGACCAGATTCTCGCCCGGACGTTGGCCCTCGATCCCCGCGCGCGGTACCAAACCGCGGCTCAATTCGTCGAGGCGCTGGAAGCCACCGACCTCGCGACGGACGGACCGATCAACGCGGCCCAAAATTCTTCCGCAACAACGACCCCGACGGACCCGCAATCCGTCGCGAGAACACGTGCGGACCTCGGCGTCGTGCCCCCGGATTCGGCCGCCGATCCGGTTCACGAGTCCTCGGCCGCTCCCGAACCAATCGTACCGCCACTTTCGCTCACCGTGCGGGCTCGTTCCCTGCTGCTCGTGGGTCTTCTCGTCGGCTGTCTGGTCGGCCTCGCGATCCCCGGATTCCGCATGGCCACGCGGTCGATCATCCCGGACTCGGTTCCCGTGCCGGCCCTGGTCCCCGCCCGGGTGTTTCCCGACAGCGCGAACGTACCGGGACTTCCCGCCGCCCGCACGTCGCAATAA
- the lpxD gene encoding UDP-3-O-(3-hydroxymyristoyl)glucosamine N-acyltransferase: MNLTVRELADWVGGEVLGDGTVPIRAARTLSEAGPGDITFVDGDRNLTAWRESHASAAIVTAVVPLNGRPLIRVTDPLAAFATVVLQLRGNQNKSRTGKIDPTAHIDASAVLGPGTTVGPYVVIGAETVIGAGCHIHAGVSIGQSCRLGDAVELYPNVVLYDDCILGDRVIVHANSVIGADGFGYRMQGGRHIKSPQLGRVELADDVEIGACSTIDRGTFGATRIGVGTKIDNLVQIAHNCQIGKHNLIVSQVGIAGSSTTGDYVVVAGQAGVGDHINVGDRAIIGAKAGLSKDVPAGAKMLGAPAHPDIEQKKIWMSMAKLPEMRKEIRRIKKKIGLEDE; the protein is encoded by the coding sequence GTGAATTTAACAGTCCGGGAACTGGCCGACTGGGTGGGCGGAGAAGTGCTCGGCGACGGCACTGTTCCGATCCGGGCGGCGCGCACGCTTTCCGAGGCCGGGCCGGGCGACATCACGTTCGTCGACGGCGACCGCAACCTCACCGCCTGGCGCGAGAGTCATGCGTCCGCCGCGATCGTGACGGCGGTCGTCCCGTTGAACGGCCGGCCGCTCATCCGCGTCACCGACCCGCTGGCCGCGTTCGCGACGGTCGTTCTCCAACTTCGCGGGAACCAGAACAAATCGCGGACCGGGAAAATCGACCCGACCGCCCACATCGACGCCTCGGCCGTACTCGGCCCCGGGACCACCGTGGGTCCGTACGTCGTCATCGGGGCGGAAACGGTCATCGGCGCCGGCTGCCACATCCACGCCGGCGTCTCCATCGGCCAGTCCTGTCGCCTCGGCGACGCCGTCGAACTCTATCCGAACGTAGTCCTTTACGACGATTGTATTTTGGGCGACCGCGTCATTGTTCACGCCAACTCGGTGATCGGGGCCGACGGGTTCGGCTACCGCATGCAGGGCGGGCGGCATATCAAATCCCCCCAACTCGGCCGCGTCGAGTTGGCGGACGACGTCGAAATCGGCGCGTGCAGCACCATCGACCGGGGGACGTTCGGCGCGACCCGGATCGGCGTCGGGACGAAGATCGATAATTTGGTCCAGATCGCCCACAACTGCCAGATCGGGAAGCACAACCTGATCGTCAGCCAGGTCGGGATCGCCGGTTCGTCGACGACCGGCGACTACGTCGTGGTGGCGGGGCAGGCGGGCGTCGGCGACCACATCAACGTCGGCGACCGGGCGATCATCGGGGCCAAGGCCGGGTTGTCCAAGGACGTGCCCGCGGGCGCCAAAATGCTCGGCGCGCCGGCCCACCCGGACATCGAACAGAAGAAGATCTGGATGTCCATGGCGAAATTGCCGGAAATGCGCAAAGAGATTCGCCGGATCAAGAAGAAGATCGGGTTGGAGGACGAGTAA
- a CDS encoding HAD family hydrolase, whose protein sequence is MKKLLQKEYSFDTGVYGALNEFVQKVAYFFHASIQGTGAYPEAAAAIRAVGEAGIMQGLLADGQTFTPAQLARGLKIQDPNFDLAAYIPPDLRILSAPRKAKKPSETIFRAAVDALAARKIDASEILHVGSNMTRDIAPAKKFGMRTALFAGDKGSLVATPEQLKDPQYRPDVLLTELSQIAEVVG, encoded by the coding sequence GTGAAGAAGCTTCTGCAGAAAGAGTACAGTTTCGATACCGGGGTGTACGGAGCGTTGAACGAATTCGTCCAGAAAGTGGCGTATTTCTTCCACGCGAGCATCCAGGGTACCGGAGCCTATCCCGAGGCGGCGGCGGCGATTCGGGCCGTCGGGGAAGCGGGCATCATGCAGGGCTTACTCGCGGACGGCCAGACGTTTACGCCCGCGCAGCTCGCCCGCGGTCTGAAGATACAGGATCCGAACTTTGATCTGGCTGCGTACATCCCGCCGGACTTGCGAATTCTGTCCGCGCCGCGAAAGGCCAAAAAGCCTTCGGAGACGATTTTTCGGGCCGCCGTCGACGCCCTGGCTGCCCGAAAAATCGACGCTTCTGAGATTCTTCACGTCGGCTCGAACATGACGAGGGACATCGCCCCGGCTAAGAAGTTCGGCATGCGGACGGCGCTGTTCGCCGGGGACAAGGGCTCGCTCGTCGCGACGCCGGAACAGTTGAAAGACCCGCAGTACCGACCTGACGTCTTGCTGACCGAACTCTCGCAGATAGCCGAGGTGGTCGGCTAA
- a CDS encoding tetratricopeptide repeat protein translates to MNQATGGADELNLTELPMPAGTPDPSSEAELLTQFAELALAAGRADLAGEYLRRAACAAQPGNSENPEQLHATAIQFLNQQRFAEAEQTILRAIRLRPRESVWHDHLGVILARQNRLPEAEATFRLAARLDPANTGVVRNVIQACLDQRKYPEAEAAVRAALDREPRNDEFRVQLVTILLEQRKSDDARALLDNLFAAKRFQPAFWDKLGVSFGSAGLFPEAERCLREATRHPAASATSYGNLAAALGKMNRWSEAEVAARQATRLDPKLAMGWGNLGNALRDLGRLDEAERVIREAIRLDPKAPDPLGNLGLALAMNGRVREGLEWYDRSLALRPDAGEVRFNRAIALLSLGEYEKGWAEYEWRWRTDQMKTHQRKYPAPHWDGKQPLAKKTILVHSEQGIGDTFQFIRLTSELAAQGAFVVFASPPEIADLVKTCPGVGQVCALNEAPARLDFHAALMSLPYILKLRAESIPNRAPYLTPPQEAVARWRNRLAGIPGRKVGIVWQGNPKHIGDRWRSIPLTRFAPLASIPGVTIVSLQKGSGPSNSLRPVSRFSTWPPRSARTSATRPDWSRISTWFWQSTRPSFISPAR, encoded by the coding sequence GTGAATCAAGCGACCGGAGGTGCCGACGAACTCAACCTGACTGAACTCCCCATGCCAGCTGGAACTCCCGACCCGTCGTCCGAAGCCGAATTGTTGACCCAATTCGCCGAACTCGCCCTCGCGGCCGGGCGGGCGGACCTTGCTGGCGAATACCTGCGCCGCGCGGCCTGTGCAGCACAGCCTGGAAACAGTGAAAACCCCGAACAGCTCCATGCCACGGCGATTCAATTCTTGAACCAGCAGCGGTTCGCCGAAGCCGAGCAGACGATTCTTCGTGCCATCCGGCTCCGGCCCCGGGAATCGGTCTGGCACGATCACCTGGGCGTGATCCTGGCCCGCCAGAACAGGCTGCCGGAAGCCGAGGCCACTTTCCGGCTCGCGGCCCGCCTCGACCCTGCCAACACCGGGGTGGTACGGAATGTGATCCAAGCGTGCCTCGACCAGCGAAAGTATCCGGAGGCCGAAGCCGCGGTCCGCGCCGCCCTGGATCGCGAGCCGCGGAACGACGAATTCCGTGTTCAACTCGTCACGATTTTGCTCGAACAACGAAAATCGGATGACGCCCGGGCGCTGCTCGATAACTTGTTCGCCGCCAAGAGGTTTCAGCCGGCTTTCTGGGACAAATTGGGCGTGTCGTTCGGTTCGGCGGGACTCTTTCCGGAGGCCGAACGCTGCCTGCGTGAAGCAACTCGCCACCCGGCCGCGAGCGCGACGAGCTACGGAAACCTGGCCGCCGCGCTCGGCAAGATGAACCGGTGGTCGGAAGCGGAAGTCGCCGCCCGACAGGCCACCCGACTCGACCCGAAACTGGCAATGGGTTGGGGCAACCTGGGCAACGCGCTCCGCGACTTGGGCCGACTCGACGAAGCCGAGCGGGTGATTCGCGAGGCGATCCGCCTCGACCCGAAAGCCCCCGACCCGCTCGGCAACCTCGGGCTCGCGCTCGCGATGAACGGGCGCGTTCGCGAGGGGTTGGAGTGGTACGACCGGTCGCTCGCGTTGCGGCCGGACGCGGGCGAGGTCCGCTTCAATCGCGCGATCGCGCTCCTCAGCCTGGGCGAGTACGAGAAAGGCTGGGCGGAGTACGAATGGCGGTGGCGAACGGACCAGATGAAAACCCACCAGCGGAAGTACCCTGCCCCGCACTGGGACGGTAAGCAACCGCTCGCAAAAAAGACCATCCTCGTTCACTCGGAACAAGGCATCGGCGACACGTTCCAGTTCATTCGCCTGACTTCGGAACTCGCGGCTCAGGGGGCGTTCGTTGTGTTCGCGTCGCCGCCCGAGATCGCCGACCTGGTCAAAACCTGCCCGGGCGTCGGACAGGTGTGCGCGCTGAACGAGGCCCCTGCCCGGCTCGACTTCCACGCGGCACTGATGAGCCTGCCTTACATCCTCAAGCTTCGTGCGGAGAGCATCCCGAACCGCGCCCCGTACCTGACGCCGCCCCAGGAGGCGGTCGCCAGGTGGCGGAATCGTTTGGCTGGAATACCCGGGCGAAAAGTCGGCATCGTCTGGCAGGGCAACCCGAAACACATCGGCGACCGCTGGCGTTCGATCCCACTGACGCGGTTCGCGCCGCTTGCGAGTATCCCCGGCGTCACAATCGTGAGCTTGCAAAAAGGCTCGGGGCCGAGCAACTCCCTCAGGCCGGTTTCCCGATTCTCGACCTGGCCGCCGAGATCGGCTCGGACTTCGGCGACACGGCCGGATTGGTCGCGAATCTCGACCTGGTTCTGGCAGTCGACACGGCCATCGTTCATCTCGCCGGCGCGATGA
- a CDS encoding 3-hydroxyacyl-ACP dehydratase FabZ family protein, with product MPLPEPHYDLDRIDYTRVIADRDAIRGYLPHRYELEMLTAVVYVDPERQIVVGYKDVTPDEFWVRGHFPERPLLPGVLMCEAAAQLAAFYAAWQKINDGKLMGLGGIENTRFRRSVVPGERLTLVGKGSRVRPRLTMFNVQGYVGTDLAFHTDVMGVVLERAEEA from the coding sequence ATGCCTCTCCCGGAGCCACATTACGACCTGGACCGGATCGATTACACACGAGTCATTGCGGACCGCGACGCGATCCGCGGCTATCTGCCCCACCGGTACGAGCTGGAAATGCTGACGGCGGTCGTTTACGTCGACCCCGAACGGCAGATCGTGGTCGGCTATAAAGACGTGACGCCCGACGAATTCTGGGTCCGCGGGCATTTCCCCGAACGCCCGCTGTTGCCCGGCGTCTTGATGTGTGAGGCGGCGGCCCAGTTGGCCGCGTTTTACGCCGCCTGGCAGAAAATCAACGACGGTAAGCTGATGGGGCTCGGCGGGATCGAGAACACGCGGTTCCGCCGCAGCGTGGTCCCCGGCGAGCGGTTGACCCTCGTCGGGAAGGGGAGCCGTGTTCGCCCGCGGTTGACGATGTTCAACGTCCAGGGGTACGTCGGAACGGACCTGGCTTTTCACACCGACGTGATGGGCGTCGTACTCGAGCGCGCGGAGGAGGCATGA
- the trmB gene encoding tRNA (guanosine(46)-N7)-methyltransferase TrmB codes for MRKPRRLSPEELAPYLLEIPAASPSRPPSGKISASTSDAGPAPPDVSAPESVETNEPPRSIDWAALFGNGNPVELEVGFGKGLFLVNAGASRPDRNFFGIEIVRKYQLFATTRIALRQLANVKTCCADAKRVLHDFVRPGSVDTVHVFFPDPWWKNKHKKRLLFTPDFATDVLNVLKLGGRLHFVSDVADYFEMVTGTLAGLTNFRRLAPPDANEPAHDMDYLTNFERKFRKEGRPIYRSMYEKVD; via the coding sequence GTGCGTAAGCCCCGACGGCTGAGTCCCGAGGAACTCGCCCCATACCTGCTCGAAATTCCGGCCGCGAGCCCGTCCCGGCCGCCCTCGGGAAAAATCTCCGCGTCGACCTCTGACGCCGGCCCGGCGCCACCGGACGTGTCCGCTCCGGAGTCGGTGGAAACGAACGAACCTCCCCGGTCGATCGACTGGGCGGCACTGTTCGGGAACGGCAACCCCGTCGAACTGGAAGTCGGTTTCGGCAAAGGTTTATTTCTGGTTAACGCGGGGGCTTCGCGCCCAGACCGGAACTTCTTCGGGATCGAGATCGTTCGCAAATACCAACTCTTCGCGACCACGCGGATCGCGTTGCGGCAGTTAGCGAACGTCAAAACGTGTTGCGCGGACGCCAAGCGCGTTCTCCACGACTTCGTCCGACCCGGGAGTGTCGACACGGTCCACGTCTTCTTCCCGGACCCGTGGTGGAAGAACAAGCACAAGAAACGCCTCCTGTTCACGCCCGATTTCGCGACCGACGTCTTAAACGTGTTGAAACTTGGTGGCCGGCTCCATTTCGTTTCGGACGTGGCGGACTATTTTGAGATGGTGACGGGGACTCTGGCTGGACTGACGAATTTTCGCCGACTCGCGCCGCCCGACGCGAACGAACCGGCGCACGACATGGATTACTTGACCAACTTCGAACGCAAATTTCGCAAGGAGGGCCGACCCATCTACCGCTCGATGTACGAAAAAGTTGACTAG
- a CDS encoding FAD-dependent oxidoreductase, translated as MAQDEDRTAFPALTAAEFRHLKLLAEAIAYPDGAPVFRAGDAEFDLFVVEDGAIEIRNPADDSEIIVTHHPGQFAGDIDLLTGRPPIVSGFARGPTRLLRVPFAKVRTLLNRVPSFGEKLIVAFTRRRELLSKMGKFGITVVGGAHCKDTHLVREFLHRSFVPFKWIDTDTDAGRPALATHPPGRPTPVVDCGGGRVLFNPTLRTLAQSAGVWQACPTDLVDLAIVGAGPAGIAAAVYAASEGLSTLLLDRLGPGGQAGGSSMIENFIGFPAGLSGTELATRGVLQMLKFGAKMAAPVVVERIEAPLNPREPRLLHLDCGATIRSHVVLVATGVRWRKLPAEGASRFEGAGVHYVCTAVEAVLYDEYDVIVVGGGNSAGQAAMHLAECCRSRRVHLLVRGKLGAGMSEYLVNRLREAGNVTVHEETEIAEVEGGRQLESVSLARKGSNTRDRLACAGVFVFIGADPAVEWLPPEVARDDLGYVLTGSDAVRSGRWTLPDRDPCPLETTLPGVLAAGDVRAGSTKRVGFAVGDGSLAVTCTHKLLAFGKQ; from the coding sequence ATGGCTCAGGACGAAGACCGCACGGCCTTTCCCGCCTTGACGGCCGCCGAGTTCCGACACCTCAAGCTCCTTGCGGAAGCGATCGCGTATCCGGACGGCGCGCCCGTTTTCCGGGCCGGGGATGCCGAATTCGATCTGTTCGTGGTCGAGGACGGGGCGATCGAGATCCGCAACCCGGCCGACGACAGCGAGATCATCGTCACCCACCACCCGGGCCAGTTCGCCGGCGACATCGACCTTCTGACCGGGCGACCGCCGATCGTGAGCGGCTTCGCCCGCGGCCCGACTCGACTGCTCCGCGTGCCGTTCGCCAAGGTTCGGACGCTCCTCAACCGGGTTCCGAGTTTCGGCGAAAAGCTCATCGTCGCGTTCACCCGCCGCCGCGAACTCCTGTCGAAGATGGGGAAGTTCGGAATCACGGTTGTCGGTGGGGCGCACTGTAAAGACACGCACCTGGTCCGGGAGTTTCTCCACCGGAGTTTTGTCCCCTTCAAGTGGATCGATACGGACACCGACGCCGGCCGCCCGGCTCTCGCCACCCACCCCCCCGGCCGCCCGACGCCGGTGGTCGACTGCGGCGGCGGGAGAGTCCTTTTCAACCCGACACTCCGTACTCTCGCCCAAAGTGCGGGCGTTTGGCAGGCGTGCCCGACGGACCTCGTCGACCTGGCGATCGTGGGGGCCGGACCGGCCGGGATCGCGGCCGCCGTGTACGCCGCCTCCGAAGGTCTTTCCACCCTTCTCCTCGACCGACTCGGCCCCGGCGGACAGGCCGGCGGGTCATCGATGATCGAGAACTTCATCGGCTTCCCGGCGGGCCTGAGCGGGACCGAACTCGCTACCCGCGGCGTCCTCCAGATGCTCAAGTTCGGGGCCAAGATGGCGGCGCCGGTGGTGGTGGAGCGAATCGAGGCACCGCTCAACCCGCGCGAACCCCGGCTACTTCACCTCGATTGTGGCGCCACCATCCGCTCACACGTAGTCCTGGTCGCGACGGGCGTGCGGTGGCGCAAGCTCCCGGCGGAGGGAGCCTCGCGGTTCGAGGGCGCGGGCGTCCACTACGTCTGTACGGCGGTCGAGGCGGTCCTCTACGACGAGTACGACGTGATCGTGGTCGGCGGCGGTAACTCGGCGGGGCAGGCGGCCATGCACCTGGCCGAATGCTGCCGGTCGCGCCGGGTCCACCTCCTCGTGCGTGGCAAGCTCGGTGCCGGTATGTCCGAATATCTCGTGAATCGACTCCGCGAGGCCGGGAACGTGACCGTCCACGAGGAGACGGAGATTGCGGAGGTCGAGGGCGGCCGACAGCTTGAGAGCGTCTCACTCGCGCGGAAAGGGAGCAACACACGTGACCGGCTCGCCTGTGCGGGCGTGTTCGTGTTCATCGGCGCGGACCCGGCGGTGGAGTGGCTACCCCCGGAAGTCGCCCGCGACGACCTCGGGTATGTCCTCACGGGATCCGACGCCGTGCGGTCCGGCCGCTGGACGCTCCCCGACCGCGACCCGTGCCCGCTCGAAACCACACTCCCCGGCGTGCTGGCGGCCGGTGACGTGCGTGCGGGCTCGACCAAGCGTGTGGGCTTCGCCGTGGGCGACGGGTCGCTTGCGGTGACGTGTACGCATAAACTGCTGGCTTTCGGCAAGCAATAG
- a CDS encoding endo-1,4-beta-xylanase: protein MGTLTFLIPDSITPTARRCLEQANLAGRYDVAPVPTRRWVDPVKLILAKEASESGCLVVPWPLVSQGCPVITSSTLRESTAPYYLATELARGKLNQVRNQITEWESIGLELAADDRKALADAVRNFGRSVVDPAGAESAVLAEGVLGTAADLGEKVTRQFAEQLLSTRFAEEGRLRTELGCRIASVPPPTSQAAFFEAFKTVRLVPNWCEIEPSEAHYNWTAFDGLVAWAIDAGLTVSVGPLMDFAHGPFPKWLRRWEGDLPSLAAFACDFIETVINRYRGRVRSWQVFSGFNHVDAHGLNEDDRLRLAARLLDAARQADPNGLWTVGLAQPWGDYLVSEDHTYSPIVFADTLLRAGYSLAALELELLCGTSPRASWPRDSLDTFHLLDLFCSLNVPLEVTVGADMQYGQSSAHNGTHACPPEWAGTAAVLAASLPNVGRVFWEGWSDADGPRLPGVSLSGETDPRNGMTRLFHEMRRLFLA, encoded by the coding sequence ATGGGTACTTTGACTTTTCTGATCCCCGATAGTATCACCCCGACGGCCCGGCGGTGCCTGGAACAGGCCAACCTGGCCGGTCGCTACGACGTCGCCCCCGTGCCGACCCGCCGGTGGGTTGACCCGGTCAAGCTGATCCTGGCGAAGGAAGCGTCCGAAAGCGGGTGCCTGGTCGTCCCCTGGCCGCTCGTCAGCCAGGGGTGTCCGGTCATCACCTCATCGACGTTGCGCGAGTCCACCGCCCCGTACTATCTGGCCACCGAACTCGCCCGGGGCAAACTCAATCAGGTTCGCAATCAAATCACGGAATGGGAGTCGATCGGACTCGAACTCGCCGCCGACGACCGTAAGGCGCTGGCGGACGCGGTGCGGAACTTCGGGCGCTCGGTCGTCGATCCGGCCGGCGCCGAGTCGGCCGTTTTGGCCGAGGGCGTACTCGGAACCGCGGCCGACCTGGGGGAGAAAGTCACGCGCCAGTTCGCCGAGCAACTTTTGAGTACCCGGTTCGCGGAAGAAGGCCGGTTGCGGACGGAACTCGGTTGCCGGATCGCGTCCGTGCCCCCGCCGACCAGCCAGGCGGCTTTTTTTGAAGCGTTCAAAACCGTCCGCCTGGTTCCGAACTGGTGCGAGATCGAGCCGTCCGAAGCGCATTATAACTGGACCGCGTTCGACGGACTCGTGGCGTGGGCGATCGACGCCGGGCTGACTGTTTCGGTCGGTCCGCTCATGGACTTCGCCCACGGCCCGTTCCCGAAATGGCTCCGCCGGTGGGAGGGCGACCTCCCGAGCCTGGCCGCCTTCGCCTGCGATTTCATCGAGACCGTGATCAACCGGTATCGCGGCCGCGTCCGCAGCTGGCAGGTGTTCAGCGGCTTCAACCACGTCGACGCGCACGGGTTGAACGAGGACGACCGACTCCGCCTGGCCGCCCGGTTGCTCGACGCGGCCCGCCAGGCCGACCCGAACGGGTTGTGGACCGTCGGTCTCGCCCAACCCTGGGGCGATTACCTCGTCTCCGAAGACCACACGTATTCGCCGATCGTGTTTGCCGACACGTTGTTGCGCGCCGGTTATTCACTCGCCGCGCTGGAACTCGAGCTGCTATGCGGTACGAGTCCGCGGGCCAGTTGGCCGCGGGATTCACTCGACACGTTTCACCTCCTCGATTTGTTCTGTTCGTTGAACGTCCCCTTGGAGGTGACGGTCGGCGCGGACATGCAATACGGCCAATCGTCCGCCCACAATGGTACGCACGCTTGCCCGCCGGAGTGGGCCGGAACCGCGGCCGTCCTCGCGGCATCGCTGCCGAACGTCGGTCGCGTTTTTTGGGAAGGCTGGTCCGACGCCGATGGTCCCCGGTTGCCGGGCGTGTCACTTTCCGGCGAAACCGATCCCCGAAATGGAATGACTCGCCTCTTCCACGAGATGCGACGGTTGTTTCTCGCGTAG
- a CDS encoding LpxI family protein: protein MGFGLPSVAAEPGATRTTPVGLLAGAGRFPIVFAEKARDLGIPVVCVAIEGMADPYLASVCPKFHRLRRMSLGFIFRSFRAGGVRRWTMAGKFYKHLTLRPWHWWRLMPDWRMARFWYLRRKADRRDDPLLLGLIEEFRGEGFECASALELCPELLVREGVLTRRKPTPSEEFDVKFGWALAKKMGEVDVGQSVMVRNRVVLAVEAIEGTDQAILRAGDLCGRGAFVVVKVAKPQQDMRFDVPTVGATTIETMSRAGAKVLAIEAGKTIILDESQTIELADRHGISITAFPQGAMG, encoded by the coding sequence ATGGGTTTCGGGTTGCCGTCCGTCGCGGCCGAACCGGGAGCAACCCGCACGACGCCGGTCGGACTCCTGGCCGGGGCCGGGCGGTTTCCGATCGTGTTCGCGGAGAAGGCACGCGATCTCGGGATTCCGGTCGTCTGCGTCGCGATCGAGGGAATGGCCGACCCGTACCTCGCGAGCGTCTGCCCGAAATTCCACCGGCTCAGGCGGATGTCGCTGGGGTTCATTTTTCGGTCGTTCCGCGCCGGCGGGGTCCGCCGGTGGACGATGGCCGGGAAATTTTACAAGCACCTCACGCTCCGGCCCTGGCACTGGTGGCGCCTGATGCCGGACTGGCGGATGGCCCGGTTTTGGTACCTCCGGCGGAAGGCGGACCGCCGCGACGACCCGCTGCTGCTCGGGCTCATCGAGGAGTTTCGCGGGGAGGGGTTCGAGTGTGCGTCCGCCCTGGAATTGTGCCCGGAGTTGCTCGTGCGTGAGGGTGTCCTGACCCGCCGGAAGCCGACCCCGTCCGAAGAGTTCGACGTGAAATTCGGGTGGGCGCTGGCGAAGAAGATGGGCGAAGTCGACGTCGGCCAGAGCGTGATGGTCCGGAACCGGGTCGTCCTGGCGGTCGAGGCGATCGAGGGGACGGACCAGGCGATTCTTCGGGCCGGCGACCTGTGTGGCCGGGGCGCGTTCGTCGTCGTGAAGGTCGCGAAGCCGCAGCAGGACATGAGGTTCGACGTCCCGACCGTCGGGGCGACGACGATCGAAACCATGTCCCGCGCCGGGGCCAAGGTTCTGGCCATCGAGGCGGGCAAGACGATCATTCTGGACGAATCCCAAACCATCGAATTGGCGGACCGCCACGGGATCTCGATCACGGCCTTCCCGCAAGGTGCGATGGGCTGA